The following proteins are encoded in a genomic region of Cricetulus griseus strain 17A/GY chromosome 7, alternate assembly CriGri-PICRH-1.0, whole genome shotgun sequence:
- the LOC100763331 gene encoding hepatitis A virus cellular receptor 1 homolog isoform X2, with protein sequence MMLHQVFISGLLLLLPGAVDSDVVVTAVVGDPVTLPCIYSTDLGISNSCWGLGECKSFYCARTLIWTNGYRVTYQRSSRYQLKGPISEGNVSLTIENAAQSDSGPYCCVVEIPGSFRYATYSLEVKPEIPTSPPTSPTTITGPTTTGRPTTVSTRPIHLPTSPTVSTSTPTTPAQTETHTTDWNNTVTSSNNSWDNYTESIPSLNPQEKMNKGFSLDITIAALMLLLFVCAMAFTAFSIKEETFYFS encoded by the exons ATGATGCTTCATCAAGTCTTCATATCAGGCCTCTTACTACTTCTCC CAGGTGCTGTGGATTCTGATGTAGTAGTGACTGCAGTGGTGGGTGACCCTGTCACACTGCCATGTATTTACTCAACAGATCTTGGAATCAGTAACTCTTGCTGGGGCCTTGGCGAGTGTAAATCTTTTTATTGTGCAAGAACACTTATCTGGACCAATGGATATCGAGTCACCTATCAGAGGAGCAGCAGATACCAGCTAAAGGGGCCTATTTCAGAAGGAAATGTGTCCTTGACCATAGAGAATGCTGCTCAGAGTGACAGTGGTCCATATTGCTGTGTAGTAGAAATCCCTGGATCTTTCAGATATGCGACATATTCGCTGGAAGTTAAGCCAG AAATTCCAACAAGTCCTCCAACAAGTCCCACAACTATAACAGGACCCACAACAACAGGAAGACCCACAACAG TGTCAACAAGACCCATACATTTGCCAACATCACCCACAGTCTCCACCTCGACTCCTACAACACCAGCACAAACAGAGACTCACACAACAG ATTGGAATAACACTGTGACATCCTCCAACAACTCTTGGGATAATTACACT GAATCCATCCCTTCACTGAATCCACAGGAGAAAATGAATAAGGGCTTCTCTCTTGACATCACCATTGCTGCCCTGATGCTGCTGCTCTTTGTGTGCGCCATGGCTTTCACGG CTTTttccattaaagaggaaacattctatttttcataa